The following is a genomic window from uncultured Draconibacterium sp..
ATGCTGAAGAACGTAAAGAAATGCTTTGGCACCAGAAACTGTTGAATGGGGAATTGCCGCTAACCATTGGTGGAGGTATCGGGCAATCGCGTTTGTGCATGTACTTTTTGCGTAAGGCTCACATTGGCGAAATCCAGTCGAGCATTTGGCCCGATGCAATGAAAGAACAATGTAAAGCTGCAGGAATTAATCTGCTTTAACAGTATAAAATAACGGTACCGATTCATGAAAATCTATCCAATTTCAATTATTTCATATTTGGTATTTGTTATTTGCGTTTAGATTTATACTTTTGCAGCGCAAAATAAGGCTGCCCCGGTAGCTCAGTTGGATAGAGCAACTGCCTTCTAAGCAGTAGGTCATGGGTTCGAATCCCGTCCGGGGTACAGGTATTATAACCAGAATTAATTAAAGGCGCTTAAAATCAATGATTTAAGTGCCTTTTTGTTTTGGTGAACTCTTTAAAAAGGCCAACTTTGGAGGGACTATTTGACATTCTTGATATTGATTACGCTTTTATTGCAGATTTTGACAAATATCTTAAAGAACACTATAGAGAATAATCTGAATACAGTTTGGGGGTATCATAAGCATAAAAAAAGATACTCAACATCGCCGTTTCAGTCGATTATATTGTGAAGAATCCTTACCTTAAATTCAAGGTGAAGAATCAGGAAGCAAAAAGAGAATATCTTACACTTAAGGAATTGAAAATTATAAAAGAAAAGGACATTGAAATAAATAGATTAAGAATCGTTCGTGATATCTTTTTGTTCGCTTGCTATACTGGTTTATCTTACGTTGATATTGCCAAGTTAAATGCAAGCCATATACAGAAAGGAGTAGATGGTGATGATTGGATTATTATAGATAGAACAAAAACATCTACCAGATGTAGAATTCCCTTATTGGATGTTCCAAGGAAAATAATTAAACAATACACGAATTATCCGGTATGTGAGCAGAAAGGATTACTTTTGCCTGTGTTAACCAACCAACGCATGAATAGTTATTTAAAAGAGCTGGCTGACATTTGTAACATCAAAAAGAACCTTACAATGCATGTAGCCAGACATTCATTCGCAACTTCAGTTACTTTAAATAATGGAATTCCGATTGAAACTGTTTCAAAGATGTTAGGCCTACTTCAATAAAAACAACTCAAGTTTACGCTAAAATCATTGTTGACGAAATCTCAACAGATATGAAAAAATTAAAAGAAATATTATGAGTAATTGCTTTATTGTTAGGTTTTGCATGAGAATCTTGTTTAGTTTGAGTACCAGTATCTCTAATTGATCATTAAACCTTCGCCTATGGCGATGGTAATATATGTTTTGTTACGCATTTTATAACTTTGCCTTTATGGCAAAGTACCGAAAACTATCGCATACCGTTTATCACTGTAATTTTCACGTGGTCTTTGTACCCAAGTATCGTTACCGTATTTTGGAAAGCAAAGTGAAAGACATTGTAGACCACAAGATTCGTCAGGTCTGTGAGTGGAATGATGTTGAAATTGAGGAGATGAACATTCAGGCAGACCATGTTCATCTGCTGATAAGCATTCCCCCAAAGCGCTCCGTTTCTGAAATTATGGGAATTATAAAAGGGAAAAGCGCCATTCATCTGTTCAAGACGCGAAAACGGTTGAACGAGAAACCATACTGGGGCAATCATTTTTGGGCCCGTGGCTATTTTGTAACGACAGTTGGCGTAGATGAAGAGCTAATCCGGCGTTACATTCAGCATCAAGAAAAAGAAGAAAAGAAACGCGAAAACGAAAGTCAAGATTACCGCCTCTTTTAGAGGCAGCGGCTCAAGAAAGCCACCACCTCCGGTGGTGGTAGTTTACTAATTAAATGCTATGAGAAAAATTTTGGCAGAAATATCCAAGTAAAGATTCTGGTCTGTTAAATAAAATTAATTTTGAGGGTGAATTTTACAAATCCGGTATTTGATGTGTGTAAGTATTTTGAAGTTGGACTTCAGAGGTCTTTTTTTATAATCTGTAAAATAACTTTCTAGATTTAATGGACAGTAAAATAGATAAAAGGTAATTCCATGATGCAAAAGCTCGGTTTATTAATTGCAGTTTTAATAACGTATTCATATCAGAATTTTGCATTTGCACAAGATAAAAATGTGCAGTTTTATAATTTAAATGAAGAATATAATATTGCTATTCGAGAAGCCAATCAAGCTTTGAGTGATGACTATGGCTTTACCTGGATATCATCTAAAATGGGAATTGTGCGCTATACGATGGATGATATTAGGATATACCACCTGCCTTATAGTTCGGAAGATATCATTATGGTTCACCTTGCCTATAAAAGTGGCGTTTTATATGCT
Proteins encoded in this region:
- a CDS encoding site-specific integrase, whose amino-acid sequence is MKNQEAKREYLTLKELKIIKEKDIEINRLRIVRDIFLFACYTGLSYVDIAKLNASHIQKGVDGDDWIIIDRTKTSTRCRIPLLDVPRKIIKQYTNYPVCEQKGLLLPVLTNQRMNSYLKELADICNIKKNLTMHVARHSFATSVTLNNGIPIETVSKMLGLLQ
- the tnpA gene encoding IS200/IS605 family transposase; amino-acid sequence: MAKYRKLSHTVYHCNFHVVFVPKYRYRILESKVKDIVDHKIRQVCEWNDVEIEEMNIQADHVHLLISIPPKRSVSEIMGIIKGKSAIHLFKTRKRLNEKPYWGNHFWARGYFVTTVGVDEELIRRYIQHQEKEEKKRENESQDYRLF